The Kocuria sp. TGY1127_2 genome includes a window with the following:
- a CDS encoding TetR/AcrR family transcriptional regulator: MLSTARKHFAEHGFHNTTMEDIAESAQVSKPVLYQHFTGKNELYCAVLDSSIELFENQVITPLLRDMDNETRTRKMISNFIDVVIDDHDAYRIIFDSDMRGDPSVATKIDGLVSRVSQRLSRTLQVNSALDAEDCDFLAQTLVGLATSAARVVSSTNDAEKQVRQRFLLFKLAWRGIESVDKSWA, translated from the coding sequence TTGCTTTCCACCGCGCGCAAACACTTCGCCGAACACGGATTCCACAACACCACGATGGAAGACATTGCGGAGTCGGCCCAGGTGTCCAAGCCCGTGCTCTACCAGCACTTCACCGGGAAGAACGAGCTCTACTGCGCGGTTCTCGACTCGAGTATCGAGCTTTTCGAGAATCAGGTCATCACTCCCCTGCTCAGAGACATGGACAATGAGACTCGGACCCGAAAAATGATCTCGAACTTCATCGACGTGGTCATCGACGATCACGACGCGTACCGCATTATTTTCGACTCGGACATGCGGGGCGACCCTTCGGTCGCTACGAAGATCGACGGACTGGTCTCTCGGGTTTCCCAGAGGCTGAGTCGAACCCTGCAGGTCAACAGCGCACTCGATGCCGAGGACTGCGACTTTCTCGCCCAGACTCTGGTGGGGCTGGCAACATCCGCTGCACGAGTGGTTTCTTCGACGAACGACGCCGAGAAGCAGGTACGACAACGGTTCCTGCTCTTCAAGCTCGCGTGGCGCGGCATCGAGAGCGTCGACAAAAGCTGGGCCTGA
- a CDS encoding DUF3107 domain-containing protein yields MEIKIGIKDVAREVVVESEETPETIQEQVAEALEKETLLKLSDSKGNITLVPGASIGYVEIGAETRRHIGFGPFSEG; encoded by the coding sequence ATGGAAATCAAGATCGGCATCAAGGACGTGGCCCGAGAAGTCGTCGTGGAGTCCGAAGAGACCCCCGAAACGATTCAGGAGCAAGTCGCCGAGGCGCTCGAGAAAGAAACTCTCCTGAAGCTCTCCGACAGCAAGGGCAACATTACCCTCGTCCCGGGCGCCTCGATCGGCTACGTCGAGATCGGTGCCGAAACTCGCCGGCACATCGGTTTCGGTCCGTTCAGCGAGGGCTGA